The following coding sequences lie in one Spinacia oleracea cultivar Varoflay chromosome 1, BTI_SOV_V1, whole genome shotgun sequence genomic window:
- the LOC110780585 gene encoding uncharacterized protein, whose translation MKHKILPNPIPKPSLAKKMTRFNSTPIPLCFRPSTATPALEYPHAPPSTTTATNTTSTPNLTTCLYQTHLGIFSITWSRSLLSRSFHLHLHPPPSLSTPPLSLSSPSFHLTLKPFLFWNKNGVKKLPPPSNSLSPIYIFWDLTAAKFGSGPGPEPVSGFYIAVVFEGEIALLIGDLEKDALAKTKAKRAGSSSSNNGGKAAPLPPPQQSLVVRREHVFGNRLYKTTTEFGGRSRSIVIELNTNNEEDPKLVIRFDSKRVLQVKHLKWKFRGSERVEVDGHPIQLSWDVYNRLFDEECGPHDDGYALFTFRFEKQGKTNEDEALKQSFNGGGSERGVIWSQDSCGLNYERKKMKKKLMVKTRSTSSSSLSSVSSGSSSVLEWESVEENELKGPTGFSLLVYAWKN comes from the coding sequence ATGAAGCACAAAATTCTCCCAAACCCAATTCCAAAACCCAGTCTAGCAAAAAAAATGACCCGTTTCAACTCCACCCCAATCCCTCTTTGCTTCCGCCCTTCCACCGCCACACCCGCCCTCGAATACCCCCACGCGCCACCTTCAACCACCACCGCTACGAACACCACCTCAACCCCAAATTTAACCACTTGCCTATACCAAACCCACCTTGGCATCTTCTCCATCACATGGTCCCGCTCCCTCCTCTCCCGCTCCTTCCACCTTCACCTCCACCCTCCTCCGTCGCTCTCAACGCcgccactttctctctcttccccttCCTTCCACCTCACTCTCAAACCTTTTCTATTTTGGAACAAAAATGGCGTTAAAAAACTCCCTCCCCCCTCTAATTCTCTCTCCCCAATCTACATCTTCTGGGATCTTACCGCCGCCAAGTTCGGGTCCGGGCCTGGGCCCGAACCCGTATCTGGGTTCTACATTGCAGTTGTTTTCGAAGGCGAGATCGCTCTTTTAATTGGGGATTTGGAGAAAGATGCTCTGGCTAAGACGAAGGCGAAGCGAGCTGGGAGCTCTAGCAGTAACAATGGCGGAAAGGCGGCTCCGCTACCGCCGCCGCAGCAATCGTTAGTGGTTCGAAGGGAGCATGTTTTCGGGAATCGATTATACAAGACAACTACCGAATTCGGCGGGAGATCAAGGAGTATCGTGATTGAACTGAACACGAACAACGAGGAAGATCCGAAATTAGTGATCCGTTTCGACTCGAAACGGGTTTTACAGGTTAAGCATTTGAAGTGGAAATTCAGGGGGAGTGAAAGGGTTGAAGTAGACGGGCACCCGATTCAGCTCTCCTGGGATGTATACAACCGGTTGTTCGATGAAGAATGTGGGCCCCACGATGATGGGTATGCTCTGTTCACTTTCAGATTCGAAAAACAGGGGAAAACCAACGAAGATGAAGCTCTAAAACAGAGCTTTAACGGTGGCGGAAGTGAGAGAGGGGTAATTTGGTCACAAGATTCATGTGGGTTGAACTACGaaaggaagaagatgaagaagaaatTGATGGTAAAAACAAGGAGTACATCttcctcttctctctcctctgtttcATCTGGGAGTAGTTCTGTTCTTGAATGGGAGAGTGTCGAGGAGAATGAATTGAAGGGGCCCACTGGATTTTCATTGCTTGTGTATGCTTGGAAGAATTGA